The sequence below is a genomic window from Myxocyprinus asiaticus isolate MX2 ecotype Aquarium Trade chromosome 9, UBuf_Myxa_2, whole genome shotgun sequence.
gtagatgtacaggtgtacctaatacagtggccggtgagtgtatattacaAGGGTGTTTCTTATTGGTAGTTATTGGACTACATGCTAGAATTGCCTACATTGCCTTACTGTGTGAGTTTAATACTTAAATGTCATGAGTACATATAATGCTTCACAGAGATTCTCTGTATGTACAtgtatattttgtgtgttttaacaCACAGCGGAATATTATTCAAAGCCCTTTGGCACAGCGGTCATCACCATGTAATAGAATCCCAGCTCAGATTGTGACATCTTTTTGTCCTGGGGACTAAGAGGCTCTGTGTATTTTCATTCCAGTTTGTTATAAAGGCAAAATGTTATCTGTCATGTGAGTTATTAAAGATCTTGGTGTTGCTTGTGTGTGCGTTGCGGTTGTGAATACAGTAGGCTACACTCATAATAATTTCTCCACCAAGCAGACATAAACCAACATGCCACTTTTTTCtatgtaatattttcaaaggttAAAGTATACAGTCTCATAAACACATGAGAAAGGTATACAAGCCTTAACCTGGTAATAAATGCTCATCACTCTTTGAATGCCTTGTTGATTATTTGTGCTACACCTATTAGAATGTGATACTGAAGGTTAGAGCAACCTGCAGTTTACACTGTATATCACTGTCTTTACAACCTGCTGGAATAAatggcttaaaccagcctaaactggtttgctaGCCTTAGCTAGTTTAAGCTGGTCAAGCTGTTCTGACCAGTTCTCAAGTGCCTCAAACCTCTTTAAAAATGAGAGATAAGCTTATCTGCTTAGACTGGTAAAACTTTTTTTCCGGCCTTGATTAGAGACCACTCTTTCTCTTTCCCTGACACACACATTATCTCCAGTTTGTCAACTTTGGGTATGATTGCTTTGTTTTTCCCTGTTTTAGTTTGCGGCCAATTGACATTGAATTTATGAGGCACCTGAGTAAAGTAGTGAACATCGTCCCTGTTATTGCTAAGGCAGACACACTCACCCTGGAGGAGAGAGACTTCTTCAAACAGAAGGTGAGTAATTCATCTTAGCTtctccacagaatgtagaaggaggctttttattagattttttcaaTTAATCTCCTTGTAACATTGTGGTGAGGGTCCTCTTCCtcttgtgtgtcaataaaagGGTGTTGGCAGGTACAGTAGCATGTGTGTATATTATTATAGTATTAGTTATTTTCTATACTATAACAATATAGTACTAATTTTTCTCCCCTTAAAGGGATCTCTGTAACCACCCATAATTTGCTGAACTGatgtgtaaagttaaaaaaaaaatatcttcagTCCTGCTTGGACAATTTTAATTATATACAGGAAAAGCCTTGAATCTTTGGTTGAGTATGTTTGTATTGAAACATTttatagatgtaaaaagtatgattttcattacagtaaaaaacaataatcagcaTTCCCaaaattccctgcatgacccatcatatttcattatattttatgggaatagttatgtttcttcttattttaatatcagttacatacattggggtgttctgttttatattgaatgcagtttagttaatgtttactgcattatttaaatttcacatgtgttaccctgatggtgtttagtgtttgtgtgagtgcaactgagcactgtctctttaTGTTTATCGGTCATTACACCTGGAAGTGCtcctattggtgaacttcatgtcatcatgtggtCTTCTGTCATTTtaacggtgattaacaataccttataaaggctgttctataaagttgtttacatttttactgtattttttaaaataattattctggCAGCTGCcagtttcttttctttcttttttttttttttttcaacaggatTTATTTTCTTACAGTGTGGAGTTGGTATATGGAGGTTTGCTGTAAAAGCAGCACTAATAGGCTATCTGACAATAAAACTGGATTACAGTATGTTAATTTTCAGTAATCTGAGCATTGATTGTATGGAagagttaaattacatttcaaggtgtgaattttcattttggcatGAATCcagtattttatttgtattttttttatacaaacccACATACATTGTTTTTCAATAATGAAATAAGCAGCATTACAAAAGTAATGAAGTGTTTGCTCATTTTCCACAGGTTGTTAATGAAAAGCAATGTCATGAGTTTATTGAATTTCACATGGTTCCTCTGTAATGACTGCATTTCAGTGTGGCATGAATTCTGTTCCATATGACCAAAGTGGTGCATCCACTGTATATAAACAGTTCATAAGATTGCTTAATGGTGCACTTTGTAAATTTGTTGTGTATGTTGCACCAGTCATCTtgcacttacactgacacctagtggtgtggaggcagcatcatgcaaaagcaataGTTGTTGATTATGACATTAAAGAAATGTGCTTTTCACAGTCAGCCAGCCCTAATTAATTTATTCTGTGAATGAAAGTATCTGATAACAGTGGGCTAACCAAGATAAAGTGTGTATTACTCGGCAGGTTGTGTGATCTCaaaatggctgcccccatgaaaaataatataaatgtaaaataaaaacatttctattaGCTACTGGtctgactgaagtcttcatctcatgtgagtttacagcattttaaacatttctcaaaagtactatttattttttaagcgtgaaacttttttaatgagaaaaaattaCCGTGTgcacttttattgtttttattcattgAAACTGTTTGTTTGTACTCATGTAGTGGGTGAGCGCTGGGTCATTGCTTAAATTCACATGGTCTGAGACAAAACTTCTATGTGTGGGCCCCCCTCCCCCTGGCTTCAATGAGAAGGCTGTATCATATATGATATTAGTGGGTCCCCTCATCACAGGGTGTGGAAAAATGTTCCTGGTTGTTCCCCCTGACGACAGCCCTGTGTGACAGCAACTGTATTTTTCTCATACTTCACACAGCATAACGTCTATTGATTTTGCCTGTGCAAAAGCTGCCAAAGGAAACTCACTTGGTGTCCAAGCTACCGTTTCCTCCTTACATTTGCTTCACCTGCCAAACAGAACAAACCCCTGGCTCCAGAAGCTCTTCTGGCTTGTACGCTTCAGTTATGCTTGGCTGTGTGTTCAACACACAATTCTTGGATCCCTCTCCTCCACCCCACTCAGCCTATGACCTGACAGGAGAGTAGGGTGACTTCATTTTCAACCCTGAGCTCTTGAGCACATTGATGTGAACCTGAAGGATATATCTGGTATATTTGATTAAATGTCCGGCTCAGGAGAACAGATAATCAAAATAAACCACTCAGAGTGGATTCTGTGAAGGGTGTAGTTTTGATTCGTGGTCATTCATTAAAGTCTCCCGCTGGCTGAAAGCTCTCCAACTGTGTTCTTTTCACTCGTTCTTCTGGCAGCCAATGGCCAGTTTAAATCTTAATTGCCAAAGGTCTAAAGTCATGTGGGTTGCAATTATTCAGTCTGACATCTGTGCTTCTGAAAAGAGTGATGACCCTTTATTTACAGAATGCgtcattaattatatattttgtgtCTTGTGTCTTGAATGCCCTTTCTTATTCTCACTGAAACTCTTAGTTactcattttgtcattatttttaaaatgaatcatTCTCTACTGTTGAAAGGAGATTATTAGGCCTCCTTTTGAATAGGATGTCTTATAAATAGCCTCATAACCTCATGTCCTGTGCATGCACATTCTTGCATGTCTTCCATAGATGTCCAAGAAACTGAACAATGATTGATGCATTCActctctgatgtgtgtgtgtccacagaTAAGAGAGGACTTGCGAGCCAATGAAATCGAGGTCTACCCTCAAAAGGAATTTGATGAAGATGCAGAGGATAGATTGATTAATGAAAAGATCAGGGTATGTCCACATATCATTTTATAACTCTATTAATCCATCATACAATCACTCATCCTATATTATCTGTTATAATGGGCTGTTCATGACACTTTTCTGCTTTTGATTTGCTTTGTATTATTACTCCAAGTGTTGCATTTGTAggctacactaccattcaaatgtttggaatcacaatttatttattattattattattgttgttgtttttttaaagaaattaatgcttttgttcaccaaggatgcattaaatggATCAAATACTGCCAAAAActtattactgtttgaaatagctattttatgtttttttttttttttttaaattaaaatctttgcccatgatggcaaagccccattttcGGCAGTTATTACTCCAGTCTATTAAGAAAATACAGTAACATGTCTTCTAATCTTTGAGAAATTTTGATTCTACAGTGGTAgtttggtactcaagaaacatTTCTTACATATTACTGGAACAGCTGAAAACAGTTGTGTTATTTAATGACATTTGAACATAGCAATACAGTGTCTTTTTTCAGTTACTGAAGTACTGAGTATGCTTCAATTTCCTGCAAGTCACTTTACACttccaagtcaaattttggttagGAATATGGCCAAAGAGAAACAAATTTTTCTAAAAACTGTAACCGATTACAGTTTCatattttttgtatcctgattacgtaACACTGTTACAAgtattcagttactccccaaacctgctcACAGCTCCTAAACTGGCAGCTTCAATGTCCAGTACAGGCCAAACACTAGTTTCATCTGCAGCAGTGAGGTGAAGACTCTGAAACTCTGCCTAAAAGGCCAACATCCTAAAGAAAATGTTGAAACTGAAAATggcaaataataagaaaaaaaagggtAGAATGTGCAAAAGAACTTAGATCGAGTGGTAAATTATTAGAAAGGAGTATTATGGATGGATGAATCAAAGTTTGAAGTGTTGAATGGTTGTTAGAAATGTCTGATGATAATATCCATGAAAAGTGTCCTACAAACCAGTTACATCTTTGGGAAGTGCTCCAAAAAAAGGGGGGTTCAATTTCACCTGAATGTTGTAATAAACTGCCTGTTAGAATGCCTAAGTTGCTATTGCTGCAAATAAAGAGGATTTGTGAATAAACAAAGTTTGAAGAATAAcgcatttatttaaacataaataGTTAATTGTgatattataaatgtctttattgtAATTCTTGTTCAAACTTGAATCATTGAATCATcaaagaaaattatcattttctttttaaaaagcagaaaaaatatcatggttattccaaacttttttgaGTGAATATCTAGGATTTTTATTAGAAACAGATGTCAAAGATCGATAATCAGTGTGACCGGTATCTTTTACCAAAATTCACACTTTTACACGTAAACACCAGATCTACTGATAAGTGCAGGTATTTGGTGTATCTCTAAAGAGTAGCACCCAAAAATGCCATTGCATCACTGTGTGTTATGCTggatattataataataacagcaTTCATTACTCTTTTGTTTTTACATAACAGCCATTGATTCTTAAGTGATTTTCAAGCTTAACAGTCAGACATAGcccaaaacaaacatgaaaatgaaTTTGCAATTATTTATATCTCAAagcaatttgtattattattatcattcgtagtagtagttgtagtagtaaAATTATACTTACttattgttattatcattattgttaataataataagaggAAGAACTAGAAGTTTTCATAATGAATCTTGTGATTTTTATTGTTATAGTTTAatgattatttatgtattattttgtcAGAAAgcagaaataaatcaataattaaaaattggTTCTGCATATAGGTTATTGgacacataaacataaaaataattggtacttataataaaaattaatagtcAAAAAAATGATATCAGTCAATCTCGTTTTCACATGGTCTCTGTTGTAGGAGATGATCCCTTTTGCTGTGGTAGGAAGTGATCAAGAATATCAGGTCAATGGAAAAAGACTTCTGGGCAGGAAAACAAGATGGGGGACAGTAGAAGgtagtacacacaaacacacacacgctcagcctctctccctctcactcccTCTCCACTCTTCTATCTAACTTTTTCTTGTGCAAAAACATCTGCACTCCTCTCTGCCGGTAAGCTTTGTTGTTGCATTGTTGTCGACTGGCCCTCTTCTTGATATAAATGTGCAGTGTCTGATTGTAAGGAATTTTTATGGTCTTGTGTCCACATCATCCTCCATCGACttgtttgttttactgtatttgaAAAGATTATCAGGATTTAAACAGTTGAGCTACACTCTTAAAACTTAATACACTGAGAGCCAGATCACAAAATTGTGCTCTCAAAATGACATCATGAAGATATTAGCTTTGTGGTGTTTCTGTCTATGAAACCTGGTTCCCATTCTTGTTGCCAAGAGCAAATCAGGTTCCTGTCCTGGATTCATCCAGCTGGATCACACAGTGTGGATAAAATCTGAATAGAGACCATCAGGGGAAAAACAAATACATAGATTTAGGAAGAGAAATGAGAATTCAAACTATTCCTACTCATAGAAAGAAAATATAGTAATAAGTAAGCTGAACCCTGCATGGACAACAGGGTGGTAAAAGTTTTATGGTTGAAAGTGAAAACTGTCTGCATGATAGCATTAGTGTAATAGTTTTGTGTGCATAGGGGCTTTGCTCCTGGGGCAATAATGTGAGTGCATTAATGATCTAAGGACGAGTTTGTTCTCTatacttttctctgtcttttttcctCAAGTTCTCTGCCATTCTCTCCGAACAGAACTCTCTTTCTGTATTCGAAAGTTAAAGCTgacgtgtgtaatttctgcgccaccaaacggaattacaaaaataaacgttgttttctgaacagctttctgaatatgacccccgtctgccgttggtcaaacaaagagatagtcctgcccaCAAACtcgtgccattggttgagtaacgtcgTTGGGGTAAGTCTaagcgggttgctcaaaacaaacagagcaattttcatagtgcaacagaaacacagtgtttaaaGGTTTCAATAAAATGAacccatgaatggcttactaatagctgtatctgcatattaagctgggataggagaaagtattttacaatagaaaaagttacatactccaGATTTAAAGCAGTGGACCACTGCCTCGTCAGTCAATGACTTCACGGAACGTTTTCTGTATGAAGGCACCTCATTAGGACACTGTTTTCAGGCAGTCTTCCAAGACACCCAAACATCATGTGTAACgatctaaaacaaattcaagtAAACTTTAGACAAAACcaagcaaaaatgtagttattactTAGTAGAAATGAAGTCATAAGTGAAATATAatgataattatataaatataatgataattattaaatatagcTTCAAGTAGCAATACGGGGCCAAGCACCagcatggcaaccactgcacaacactAAGCACAACGCAAAGAACACATAGAGAtcaaatgagaaagaaaaaaaaaactatatttcaaGGAACCCAAGAACAGGTTTGAACCTGCAACTTTCTGTTCAACAATCCAAGTGACAGCCCTCTGTACTACAGAGGCACGACACTGACAGTCACCAATTGGACATAATAGGCTGAGAATTAGCATATCCACAGTTGCCAGAGTCAGctttttatttgcattaaaacaATGCCATAGTCCACTGCTGTTACCACCAGGCCACAGAGATTGCACATCTCAACTCTCCTAGTTGAGAAATTCCAAGCTGAGAGTATGAAAAGATAGCTTAGAAAGTCTTGTTAAAGCAAAGCAATTTTGAATTCAAGCAAGAATTCTGCAATGTAGTACAGCATATGTCGTAATAAGCACAACATCTCAGAGgacaaaaagtaaaattttgacAACTGTCTTTAGCAGGAATCAAATTCACAACCTCTTGAGCTGAAATCCAATGCTTTAACTACTAGGCCACTCAGCTTACACTACCAAACATTGCCAAAGACACATTCCAAGCTGCAAGTACAAAACGATTGCTAATAAAAAATTGTTAGAGATAACTGATTTTGAATTTAAGCAGGAATTATGCCATGTAATACAGCTTACATAGTAGTAAGCACATCATGAAGACTCAGAGGTCAACAGAAGTATAAAATTAAAAACCATGCTTAGTTAGAATATAACTCACAATCTTTTGAACAATGGTACAATGCTTTAACTACTTGGCCACTCAGTTGAGATACCTAAACAATGCCAAATAGACTTGACAAGTTTAGAGTGAGCACACAAATGAgttggttagcatgctaactgattgGGATGGTTTTGAACCTACAACTTTCCATTCAACAGGTCACTGCACAGTCCACTGGACCACAACATTGACAATcaccaaagggacataccaagcatagatcaatcacagccaatcatcgTCGTCATCATAACCAACTTCGTATTCATGTAACTTtacaacaaaatgaaaatcaAAATTTGAATGGAGAAAAGCCCAGCAAACATTTAAAAGCACAATGCAAAGATCTCTGTAACAACAGAAATTTTAACTGCATGATTTGAACCTACAACCCTAGAAAATATAAACCAGTGGTTTCACACACTGAGCCACTCAGCTGACATGTTAGGCTGATGGCAAAGAGACATCGcaaggttagagtcagcacacaagtgtggattatcttttgaactataggtggtgctgtctcaaaactgctcagatatcctcaggacatgatgtttatgatgcatatacattttattttaaatctgacaatgctattaaaagatatatcactttttaataaaattaaatgtggTGGAGGGACAGTATAGctgacatgagaaaaatggtATTGTTGAAATCCGCATGACCTAAGGAATCAAAAGACATTTTAGGACacacggttcaaaagttacaggcaaaaatataaattttttacttttggcccataggtggcactgtctccaaactttgTGTGTAACCTCAGATTATGGTCCTTATGTATCATACCAAGTTTCCTTTTGATAGGACAAACtgttgccgagatacagcctcacatcCAGTTTTACATCGATTTACGATTACTTGTTAACTTTGTGCTGCCGTAACTTTAAAACTAAGGCGAAAATCAGAATTATTTACTATAATTTCAGTGCggctcagtctggagattattttgagccactgTTTGGACAAAttggacaaagtttgaaggatgtgaaacttttaaactgtaaacatcattatCCAAGATGGCAGCTACTGTAATGGGTGGAGTTATAATGTATGGGGGTTCATTTGAAACATTAAgtggagagtaatcagacaaaaatataattttatttctaGGACAAACGGTTGAAAAGATACACGCAAAGAAAATAGAATTTTGGACTAGTGGTGGCGCTGTGGAGTTTGTCCTAGAggtcccaaatttgctatggggactattcatgaccacccctatTAGTGTGCCAGGTTTCATCATTTCCTACaaatggttctatgggctgccatagactcccattggggaggaataataataataatactaacggataTAATAGTGGGCTACGAACCTTCactgcttggcccctaataataataatactaacaaaaacattaggtgccacagcaccttcggtgcttggcccctaataataataattatactaatgaaaacaataggtgccacagcCCCTTCGGTGCTTgacctctaataataataataataataataataataataatgaaatcaataggtgccacagcacctttggagcttggcccctaataagaagaaaactaatgaaaacaataggtgctacagcacctttggtgcttgtcCCCTTATAAACTAATTACTgctttcagctgctccatcagACTGTATTTGTTTCTTCTTTCGGCCAACCACTGAATCACACACGCAGGATTTGGGAATATCAAAGACAACAAAGGCTGCATCTACAGTTTTTCTTCCTTCAAAAACAAGATGAAGGCATTTCAATAGACACAAACATTGCCTTCTTACCTCTGTATACATCCTGCAAAGGCAGCATTTACAGCTTTCAGACGCACCCCCTCCATTGCTAAAATAGTCTTAGGTGTGTTTAACCACCTCTAGTCAACAGATAAAAATCTTGTCTGTTATTGTAAACTCCACCAGACCCCTTCATCCAAAGTATTCAAATAAGATTTTATTTGCTTAAATGggctttaaagtgtttaaaatattgttttaataccCGTGAATGTGGAAGAATCTGTATTTCATGCACATCCTTGCTCTACAAGAAATTGGAATGTGTTTCTCACTGTACGTTTGGTAAACCTCCATTTAATGTGCTGTTTAAGGTGCTTGCAGCTGCGCTAACAGCATTTCACGTTTCTGTTACAgcactgccatctagtggtaatAAGACGCTATTAAACCTCCAGCATTATAGAAATATTACAAAACCCTTAGAAATAGGGTTTAAATTGTGGCGGAACAGTCCTGAACGGTGTTTGGTGTTTGGGTTTCCCCTCCTAAAAAAATCCCAATTTCCCCCCTTCTTAGACACATACAGTGGCAGacaattaactaataataaatacttttatattAAAGTATCATATATATGGTTTGTTAATTTAAAATTGCACTACTATTTtaaaccaaatcttttttttttttttttttgcagttgaaAACATAGCACACTGTGAGTTTTCCTACCTGCGGGACCTGCTCATCAGGTAATTAAAAAATTTGCATTTCAATTCTTTTCATTTGTTAGTAAAGAGGAAGATATGAATTTCAAGTGAAGGTCACTACCAACTTCCGTCCCTCTCTTCTCTTTTCGTCTGTCTCCCTGTTCCTCTTTCAGAACTCACATGCAGAACATCAAAGACATCACAAGTAGCATCCATTACGAGATGTACCGCATACGCAGACTCAATGAGAACAACACACAAACGAACGGGCAGCCAGCAATCCATGCCAATGGTGTAACTGAGCTTGAAGTCCTCTCCCATGAGATGTAAACCTCAAActgtccattcattcatccatcaatTTGTCCGTCCATCTGATTCTCCATCAATCTCAAAATGTTCAACGTCAACAGTCTTTCCTCCATTCATTCCTCCTCCATTATTTTGTCTGGTGGTTTCAGCTGACCACTggttttcaaaacaaaacaaaacaaatgtttctgATGTGTGGAATATGAATATGAGTGACACATTTAAGCCTGTAGCAAAATGTGATGTTCTGTAATGAGTATTTTATTAAAGATGTACTGTGTGTCTTTTCAATATCCTTATTTAAGGGAACTGCTCAGAGTGGAAATAACGATATCTGTCAAAAATTCACCGTGCCATAATGCTTAAAGCTCTCACTGAATCAGTAACATCATTGGTTAAATTGGAATTTGATGATCATCAAATGACTGTTGGGCATACAATATAaggtgttttaaaatattctccATTGCTTTAGGTGCTTGAGAGTGTATTCAGCCAactaaatcatgtttttgagtgaaaaGAATGTGACAAATAATATGAAACAAAGACAAATGTGTGAAAGGATTTCTCATGTATTACAGTACTCTGCTGTAGAACATGTTTGATTATAACATCTGACCCTGTGCAGTTACTTACTTTTAGACAAGAGGTTTGATAAAAgtgtaaacatacattttaaggtAGTTTTAGTATCCCTCTTTTTGTAGTGACTGCCCTGTCTGGTATCTTTACCGATCTTTGATATTTTAATGTACTTTGTGCCATATTTGCATttgtttctgtgttttatttcatttttttaagcatagttcatttatattgttattgtaattattgttgtgctttttatttgtaaaggCCTTTACGTacttatataaaacaaaataaataaatgtcctttTGGTTTTAGAGAGAGGCaaacatacatatttttatttgtaaagaatGATGTATTTATATACTGCACATCATGTTACCCAGATGTAATAGTATGGTTTTTGTAGGTCACATCTTTAGATTTCCAGAATGTCAGTGACCCTCAGTCTCAAAGCACATGTACTTATCAAAtgttctgtgtttttatttttttttttgcttatcttCTTTTTTGTCTATCAGTATTCAGTAAACGCAAGTTCTGAGCCATTCTATTCCTCTCTCCCCATTCTGTATAAATGTGACTGTGATATGTTAAGTAAATGTATTTCATGTTGTCAGTGGAAAACCATATCTTGGCCAAATGTGTGGGCAGCTAATTTGGTTAAAATAATCATACAGTCTCCTGGACATAAGCcatctatttttttaaattgaaaaggGGTTTATCGTACAGTCTGTAcctatataatatttttatccaTTTGCAGATGACGTCTAAACTCATTTTTGCTTAAAGAGTGTCTCTTTGCATACATTATAGGGCATTGGTCTCCTTTTAGCAGACAGCTAACAAAACAGCACAATTTTGTCCGACCAAGTGCTGGCCAGTGATTTGCATTACGATTAGAAAGATAATATATGAGCTTTAATGGCTGTCAGACAATTCTTAGTGTCATTCATGTAATTTTGCAGCCCTAATGAATGCAAACCAAATATAATTTACAGTTGTCCAGTGTTCTGTTTAACCCCATCCATATCCAGACTGCGATGAACTttaaaacagattattttatgAATATTGTACACCCAGttgtattttgttgtggtatAAGATCAGATTTAGCTAATTagatttggaaaaaataaatataaattgctATTTTTTATTGTCATCAAATTTTTTATCTGATCTTTTGTACAAAAGACCAGGTTATTTCTAACAAAGTCTTTGTTGATtggatgtctctctctctctctctctctctctctctctctctctatagtatatatatatatcattattgttCATACAGTACATTCCAGGTTGTAAGATAAAATGGACACTCATTATTTGGCTAAATTAACCGACTGCTGGGATTGTGATTTGTTTCTGCACATCGTCACATGTAGGTGCAAGTCTGTTAAACAGGAggtaatatcagaatcagaatcaactttattgccaagtatgcttacacatacaaggaattttcttggtgacaggagcttccagtgtacaacaatacaaaaacaatacaaaaacagcagcaag
It includes:
- the LOC127446451 gene encoding septin-9-like isoform X3 → MADAGKTPVARGEKSSTEFGYVGIDAILEQMRRKAMKQGFEFNIMVVGQSGLGKSTLMNTLFKSKVSRRSVMTTDEERITKTIEIKTISHDIEEKGVRMKLTVIDTPGFGDQINNENCWQPIMKFINAQYEQYLQEEINIDRKKRIPDSRVHCCIYFIPPTGHCLRPIDIEFMRHLSKVVNIVPVIAKADTLTLEERDFFKQKIREDLRANEIEVYPQKEFDEDAEDRLINEKIREMIPFAVVGSDQEYQVNGKRLLGRKTRWGTVEVENIAHCEFSYLRDLLIRTHMQNIKDITSSIHYEMYRIRRLNENNTQTNGQPAIHANGVTELEVLSHEM